One window of Brevibacterium pigmentatum genomic DNA carries:
- the rapZ gene encoding RNase adapter RapZ → MSTQAESNGSDHPIEVVLVAGMSGAGRTTVANVLEDMDWYVVDNLPPQMMRPLVELVARADGALPKIAIVIDAKGRTKYTELQQTISDFVDQGLSLRIVFLDASDEVLVRRFESTRRPHPLQGEGTLLEGIEAERVELESLRHRADIIVDTSDLNVHQLSAEVRKRFSDDDTPPLRLTVMSFGFKYGLPKDADHIADVRFLPNPYWIPHLRGHNGLDSDVADYVLEQNGAEEFIERYAATLSTVAEGYLHEGRGYAMVGIGCTGGKHRSVAISERVGRLLSAQTGIPVTVRHRDLGRE, encoded by the coding sequence GTGAGCACCCAGGCCGAATCGAACGGATCCGACCACCCCATCGAGGTTGTGCTCGTCGCCGGCATGTCGGGAGCAGGCCGCACCACCGTGGCCAATGTGCTCGAAGATATGGACTGGTACGTCGTCGACAATCTGCCGCCGCAGATGATGCGTCCGCTCGTCGAGCTCGTCGCCCGTGCCGACGGCGCGCTGCCGAAGATCGCGATCGTCATCGACGCCAAGGGTCGGACGAAGTACACCGAGCTGCAGCAGACGATCAGCGATTTCGTCGATCAGGGCCTGTCCCTGCGCATCGTCTTCCTCGACGCTTCCGACGAAGTCCTCGTCCGACGCTTCGAATCGACCAGGCGACCCCACCCGCTGCAGGGGGAGGGGACCCTGCTCGAGGGCATCGAAGCCGAACGCGTCGAACTCGAGTCGCTGAGACACCGTGCCGACATCATCGTCGACACCTCCGACCTCAACGTGCACCAGCTCTCTGCAGAGGTGCGCAAACGCTTCAGCGATGACGACACACCACCGCTGCGTCTGACGGTGATGAGCTTCGGCTTCAAATACGGACTGCCGAAGGACGCCGACCACATCGCCGACGTCCGCTTCCTGCCGAACCCGTACTGGATTCCCCACCTGCGCGGACACAACGGACTCGACTCTGATGTTGCGGACTACGTCCTCGAGCAGAACGGCGCCGAGGAGTTCATCGAACGCTATGCGGCGACTCTGTCCACGGTCGCCGAGGGGTATCTGCACGAGGGACGGGGCTACGCGATGGTCGGCATCGGCTGCACCGGCGGCAAACACCGTTCCGTGGCGATCAGCGAACGCGTCGGACGGCTGCTGTCGGCCCAGACCGGCATTCCCGTGACCGTGCGCCACCGCGATCTGGGAAGAGAATGA
- the uvrC gene encoding excinuclease ABC subunit UvrC — MPEPSTYRPATGAIPTSAGVYKFRDPDRRVIYVGKAKNLRNRLNSYFANPAQLHPRTSTMVHTANSVEWTVVDTEVEALQLEWTWINEFNPRFNVMFRDDKSYPYLAITMNDEVPRAFITRGKRRKGVKYFGPFAQVWAIKDTLDLLLKAFPMRTCTAGVYRRAERSGRPCLLGYIDKCAAPCVGQISKDDHKDLARSISDFMSGNTGRFISHRQKEMASAAAKLDYERAAGLRDEISALQKVLDKSAVVLSVSADCDIFALVTEELEASVQVFHVRQGRIRGQRGWIIERSDDHTPAELTTDYLRQAYSGLDADAIPKEILVDTLPADLESLEAWLSEQRGSRVTVRVPERGEKKAALETVGKNAKEALVQHKLKRSSDLTTRSQALKEIQEHLDLPEAPLRIECIDISHTQGSNVVASLVVFEDGMAKKRDYRHFAIHGEAAADDTASMYDVVSRRFSRYLEQMTSEEPDERFGYRPSLLVVDGAGPQVAAATRALTDLGIVDISVVGLAKRLEEIWVPDDPFPVILPRNSEGLFLMQRLRDEAHRFAITYHRSKRAKAMTSSVLDDIAGLGESKRTALLRHFGSVKKVRAATAEEICEVKGIGPSLAAKIVAALAD; from the coding sequence ATGCCTGAACCATCCACCTACCGTCCGGCCACCGGGGCGATCCCCACATCGGCCGGGGTCTACAAATTCCGTGACCCCGACCGACGGGTGATCTATGTCGGAAAGGCGAAGAACCTCCGCAACCGACTCAACTCGTACTTCGCCAACCCCGCGCAGCTGCATCCGCGCACCTCGACGATGGTCCACACCGCGAACTCGGTGGAATGGACCGTCGTCGACACCGAGGTCGAAGCGCTGCAGCTCGAGTGGACGTGGATCAACGAGTTCAACCCGCGGTTCAACGTCATGTTCCGCGACGACAAGTCCTACCCGTACCTCGCGATCACGATGAACGACGAGGTGCCGCGCGCCTTCATCACCCGGGGCAAGCGACGCAAGGGCGTGAAGTACTTCGGTCCCTTCGCGCAGGTGTGGGCGATCAAGGACACCCTCGACCTGCTGCTCAAGGCCTTCCCGATGCGCACCTGCACCGCGGGGGTCTACCGGCGGGCCGAACGCAGCGGCCGGCCCTGCCTGCTCGGCTATATCGACAAATGCGCGGCTCCCTGCGTCGGTCAGATCAGCAAGGACGATCACAAGGACCTGGCCCGCAGCATCTCCGACTTCATGTCCGGCAACACCGGCCGCTTCATCAGCCACCGGCAGAAGGAGATGGCCAGCGCCGCAGCCAAACTCGACTACGAACGCGCGGCCGGTCTGCGCGACGAGATCTCTGCCCTGCAGAAGGTCCTCGACAAATCCGCCGTGGTCCTGTCGGTCAGCGCCGACTGCGATATCTTCGCCCTCGTCACCGAGGAGCTCGAGGCCTCCGTCCAGGTCTTCCATGTCCGCCAGGGCCGCATCCGCGGTCAGCGCGGCTGGATCATCGAACGCTCCGATGATCACACTCCCGCGGAACTGACCACCGACTACCTGCGGCAGGCCTATTCCGGACTCGACGCCGATGCCATTCCGAAGGAGATTCTCGTCGACACCCTGCCGGCGGACCTGGAGTCCCTGGAAGCCTGGCTGAGCGAACAGCGCGGCTCCCGCGTGACCGTGCGCGTGCCCGAACGCGGCGAGAAGAAGGCGGCTCTCGAGACCGTGGGGAAGAACGCGAAGGAAGCGCTCGTCCAGCACAAACTCAAACGCTCCTCCGATCTGACGACCCGCAGCCAGGCGCTCAAGGAGATCCAGGAACACCTCGACCTGCCCGAAGCCCCGCTGCGCATCGAATGCATCGACATCTCCCACACCCAGGGTTCGAACGTCGTCGCCTCCCTCGTCGTGTTCGAGGACGGAATGGCGAAGAAGCGCGACTACCGCCATTTCGCCATCCACGGTGAGGCCGCCGCCGATGACACGGCTTCGATGTACGACGTCGTCTCCCGTCGCTTCAGTCGCTATCTCGAACAGATGACGTCCGAGGAACCCGATGAGCGTTTCGGCTACCGGCCCAGCCTCCTCGTCGTCGACGGTGCAGGCCCGCAGGTCGCCGCCGCCACGCGGGCACTGACCGACCTCGGCATCGTCGACATCTCCGTCGTCGGTCTGGCCAAACGCCTCGAGGAGATCTGGGTTCCCGACGATCCGTTCCCCGTGATCCTCCCGCGCAACTCCGAAGGGCTCTTCCTCATGCAGCGCCTGCGTGATGAGGCTCATCGCTTCGCCATCACCTATCACCGGTCCAAGCGCGCGAAGGCGATGACGAGCTCGGTGCTCGACGACATCGCGGGCCTCGGGGAGTCGAAGCGCACTGCTCTGCTGCGCCATTTCGGATCCGTGAAGAAGGTCCGTGCGGCCACCGCCGAGGAGATCTGCGAGGTCAAGGGAATCGGTCCCTCACTCGCAGCGAAGATCGTCGCGGCTCTGGCCGACTGA
- the uvrA gene encoding excinuclease ABC subunit UvrA yields MKTNNGEQVTGVSHLDTLWVKGARAHNLKNVEIALPRDSMVVFTGLSGSGKSSLAFDTIFAEGQRRYVESLSSYARMFLGQMDKPDVDFIEGLSPAVSIDQKSTSRNPRSTVGTITEVYDFLRLLWARIGIPHCPVCGEVITKQTPQQIVDQLLELEERTKFLVLAPVVRSRKGEFVDLFTDLQSKGFSRAIVDGEQISLSEPPTLEKQYKHTISVVVDRLVAKSGLRPRLTDSVETALGLADGRIDIELVDEGTTRTFSEHMSCPNEHPLAIDEIEPRSFSFNSPFGACPTCDGIGTRLQVDEDLVVPDEDLSLGSGAIAPWSGGKQVSKYFNRLLKGLGDELGFDMKTPWKKLPKTAKTAILTGKDYKVHVKYKNRFGRERTYSTGFEGVYQYIQRKHEETESDWSRERYESYMREIPCASCQGTRLKPEILAVKVGEKSIAEVSELALDEAADFLGSLELSTRDAAVAAQVMKEINARLGFLLDVGLDYLSLNRAAGTLSGGEAQRIRLATQIGSGLVGVLYVLDEPSIGLHQRDNRRLIETLNKLKDLGNTLIVVEHDEDTIESADWIVDIGPGAGEHGGEVVYSGPVPGLKEAAGSVTGDYLSGRRAIQIPPTRRPVDKDRMVTVEKAVENNLRDVTVSFPLGVLTAVTGVSGSGKSTLVNEILYTQMANVLNGASRVPGRHKRVTGLDNLDKVVHVDQSPIGRTPRSNPATYTGVFDHVRRLFAETESAKVRGYLPGRFSFNVKGGRCENCSGDGTIKIEMNFLPDVYVPCEVCQGARYNRETLEVTFKGKNIAEVLDMPIEEANDFFAAIPAISRHLKTLVEVGLGYVRLGQPATTLSGGEAQRVKLAAELQKRSRGRTVYVLDEPTTGLHFEDISKLLMVLQGLVDKGNTVIVIEHNLDVIGNADHIIDLGPEGGRGGGQIIAQGTPEEVAEVAESHTGRFLKPMLKS; encoded by the coding sequence ATGAAAACCAATAACGGTGAGCAAGTGACAGGCGTCTCCCATCTCGACACCCTGTGGGTGAAAGGCGCACGCGCACACAACCTCAAGAACGTCGAGATCGCGCTGCCGCGCGACTCGATGGTCGTGTTCACCGGCTTGTCCGGTTCCGGCAAATCCTCGCTGGCCTTCGACACGATCTTCGCCGAGGGACAGCGACGCTACGTCGAGTCCCTGTCCTCCTATGCGCGGATGTTCCTCGGACAGATGGACAAACCCGACGTGGACTTCATCGAAGGACTGTCTCCTGCGGTGTCGATCGACCAGAAGTCGACCTCGCGCAACCCGCGTTCGACCGTCGGCACGATCACCGAGGTCTACGACTTCCTCCGCCTGCTGTGGGCGCGGATCGGCATCCCGCACTGCCCCGTCTGCGGCGAGGTCATCACGAAGCAGACCCCGCAGCAGATCGTCGATCAGCTCCTCGAACTCGAGGAGCGCACGAAGTTCCTCGTCCTCGCACCCGTGGTCCGCTCCCGCAAGGGCGAATTCGTCGACCTCTTCACCGATCTGCAGTCCAAGGGCTTCTCCCGGGCCATCGTCGACGGTGAGCAGATCAGCCTGAGCGAACCGCCGACCCTGGAGAAGCAGTACAAGCACACGATCTCCGTGGTCGTCGACCGCCTCGTGGCGAAATCCGGACTGCGTCCGCGCCTGACCGACTCCGTCGAGACCGCGCTGGGGCTCGCCGACGGCCGCATCGACATCGAACTCGTCGACGAGGGCACGACCCGCACCTTCTCCGAGCACATGTCGTGCCCGAACGAGCACCCGCTGGCGATCGACGAGATCGAACCCCGCTCGTTCTCCTTCAACTCGCCCTTCGGCGCCTGCCCCACCTGCGACGGCATCGGCACTCGTCTGCAGGTTGACGAAGACCTCGTCGTCCCCGACGAGGACCTCAGCCTCGGTTCCGGAGCCATCGCCCCCTGGTCGGGCGGCAAACAGGTCTCGAAGTACTTCAACCGTCTGCTCAAGGGCCTCGGCGACGAGCTCGGCTTCGATATGAAGACGCCGTGGAAGAAGCTGCCGAAGACCGCGAAGACCGCGATTCTCACGGGCAAGGACTACAAAGTCCACGTCAAGTACAAGAACCGCTTCGGTCGTGAACGCACGTACTCGACGGGCTTCGAAGGCGTCTACCAGTACATTCAGCGCAAGCACGAGGAAACCGAATCCGACTGGTCGCGGGAACGCTACGAGTCCTATATGCGTGAGATCCCGTGCGCCAGCTGCCAGGGCACGCGCCTCAAGCCGGAGATCCTCGCCGTCAAGGTCGGCGAGAAATCCATCGCCGAGGTCTCCGAACTCGCCCTCGACGAAGCGGCCGACTTCCTCGGCTCGCTCGAACTGAGCACCCGCGATGCCGCCGTGGCTGCGCAGGTGATGAAGGAGATCAACGCCCGACTCGGATTCCTCCTCGACGTCGGCCTCGACTACCTCAGCCTCAACCGGGCCGCCGGGACGCTCTCCGGCGGCGAGGCCCAGCGCATCCGCCTGGCCACACAGATCGGCTCCGGTCTCGTCGGCGTCCTCTACGTCCTCGACGAGCCCTCGATCGGCCTGCACCAGCGCGACAACCGCCGACTCATCGAAACGCTCAACAAGCTCAAGGATCTCGGGAACACCCTCATCGTCGTCGAACACGATGAGGACACCATCGAATCCGCCGACTGGATCGTCGACATCGGCCCCGGCGCCGGCGAACACGGGGGAGAGGTCGTCTACTCCGGCCCCGTGCCCGGTCTCAAGGAGGCCGCAGGATCGGTCACCGGCGACTATCTCTCCGGCCGCCGTGCCATCCAGATTCCGCCGACCCGCCGCCCCGTTGACAAGGACCGAATGGTCACTGTCGAGAAGGCCGTGGAGAACAACCTCCGCGATGTCACGGTGTCCTTCCCCCTCGGCGTGCTCACCGCCGTCACCGGCGTCTCCGGTTCGGGCAAATCGACTCTGGTCAACGAGATCCTCTACACGCAGATGGCCAACGTCCTCAACGGCGCCTCCCGGGTCCCCGGACGGCACAAGCGCGTGACCGGTCTGGACAACCTCGACAAGGTCGTCCACGTCGACCAGTCGCCGATCGGCCGCACCCCGCGGTCGAACCCCGCCACCTACACCGGCGTCTTCGACCATGTGCGCCGACTGTTCGCCGAAACCGAATCGGCGAAGGTCCGCGGGTATCTGCCCGGACGGTTCTCCTTCAACGTCAAGGGCGGGCGCTGCGAGAACTGCAGCGGCGACGGCACGATCAAGATCGAGATGAACTTCCTGCCCGACGTCTACGTCCCCTGCGAGGTCTGCCAGGGAGCCCGGTACAACCGGGAGACCCTGGAGGTCACGTTCAAGGGCAAGAACATCGCCGAAGTCCTCGACATGCCCATCGAGGAAGCCAACGACTTCTTCGCCGCGATCCCCGCGATCTCACGGCACCTCAAGACCCTCGTCGAGGTCGGACTCGGCTACGTCCGACTCGGCCAGCCGGCCACGACTCTCTCCGGCGGCGAGGCCCAGCGTGTCAAGCTCGCCGCCGAACTGCAGAAGCGCTCCCGCGGGCGCACGGTCTACGTGCTCGACGAACCGACGACCGGCCTGCACTTCGAGGACATCTCGAAGCTGCTCATGGTCCTCCAGGGACTCGTCGACAAGGGCAACACGGTCATCGTCATCGAACACAACCTCGACGTCATCGGCAACGCCGATCACATCATCGACCTCGGCCCCGAGGGCGGTCGCGGAGGCGGGCAGATCATCGCCCAGGGCACTCCCGAAGAGGTCGCCGAGGTGGCCGAATCGCACACCGGACGGTTCCTCAAACCGATGCTCAAGTCCTGA